CTGACTTAAAAACAGAAAAGACCGGCCTAACTAAGGGCGCTGTCTTGATCTGCGGATGCTCCGACCTTGGGATGATAGCATTTAATAATTAATGTATTTGTAAACAGTGCTGTTACTTTTAATATTAAGGGTTTTCCTGATCTGCGCTATACTCACATTGGAAGCATACAGATTTTTTACTGCTTTCATTTTTAATTCTGCATCAGGTGTTAAGCCTTTTGGCCTACCTCCTACCCTGCCCCGGTCTTTAGCTGCTTTTAATCCTGCTACAGTCCTTTCTATTTGAACACTTCTTTCATTTTCTGCAAGGATGGCATTGAGGCTAAACCAAATTTTGCCCATTGGCGTATCAGTATCAATACCCTCACTAATTGATATGAAGCGAATATCCTTATCCTTAAATTCGGTCATAAGCTTAATTAGTTCCCATGCTGTAC
This window of the Mucilaginibacter sp. PAMB04168 genome carries:
- a CDS encoding recombinase family protein codes for the protein MVFGYKRVSKKDQNLNLQDDALNNFKCDKVYFEKESGVKFRKEWDTLYSQLRGGDTVVVWKIDRLGRTAWELIKLMTEFKDKDIRFISISEGIDTDTPMGKIWFSLNAILAENERSVQIERTVAGLKAAKDRGRVGGRPKGLTPDAELKMKAVKNLYASNVSIAQIRKTLNIKSNSTVYKYINY